The segment TTGGTGAATTGTTTATGCTGATAGAAAATGACAAACGAGGCAAGTCTTTACAGCTCCTCTACTCGGATGAGCAATTCTCAATTCCAGAAAATCTATATATCATCGGCATGATGAATACCGCAGATAGGAGTTTAGCCCTACTTGATTATGCACTGAGACGACGCTTTGCCTTCTTTGACATCAAGCCAGGTTTTTCAACTGCGGGATTCAAAGATTATCAAACAAATCTGAAAAACGAAAAATTCGATAGACTCATTTCCTGTGTAGAAAAGCTAAATCAGGCCATTTCAACAGAGGAAGTACTGGGAGATAGCTTCTGTATTGGGCATAGTTACTTCTGCGGTTTATCGGCAGAAGTACTGGACCAAGGTTTGCTAGAAGCCATTGTTGAATATGAACTGATTCCTCTCTTGAAAGAATATTGGTTTGATGAACCGACAAAAATTCATGATTGGAGTAGTAAGTTAAGGAGTGCCATCCAGTGATACCTGTCCAAAATATCTACTATATGCTATCCTACGCATTCAAAATCCTTCATAAGCAGGAATATAAACGGATTGCTACTGAAGAATTTAAAAATGCTGCAGATCTACTGGCGGAAATAATGATAATCAGCCTCTCGATACAGGTGAAAAGAGGACTTGGTCGAGAGTATCGTTCTCAAACCGAGTCACTCTCGGCACTTAAAGGTAAAATAAATATCGCTGAATCTTTAACACCTCCTAATTGGCGTAGAAAGCAACTTGTTTGCCAATACGATGATTTTTCTCTTGACAGTAGAATGAATCGCATTATCAAAGCAAGCATTGAGATACTGCTAAAAGCTGATATAAGCAAGGACAGGAAAAAGAAATTGAGAAAACTCTTAGTTTTCTTTGGAGAAGTCTCAAAAATTAATCTACACTCAATCAATTGGAATTTACAATATAATCGAAACAATCAGTCGTATCAATTACTAATGTCAATCTGCTATTTGGTGGTGAATGGATTAATTCATACAGAGAGGGAGGGGAATAAGAAATTGATGAATTTTCTTGATGAGCGAAGGGAATCCTTGCTATATGAGAAGTTCATTCTTGGATAT is part of the Streptococcus suis genome and harbors:
- the mcrC gene encoding 5-methylcytosine-specific restriction endonuclease system specificity protein McrC; translated protein: MIPVQNIYYMLSYAFKILHKQEYKRIATEEFKNAADLLAEIMIISLSIQVKRGLGREYRSQTESLSALKGKINIAESLTPPNWRRKQLVCQYDDFSLDSRMNRIIKASIEILLKADISKDRKKKLRKLLVFFGEVSKINLHSINWNLQYNRNNQSYQLLMSICYLVVNGLIHTEREGNKKLMNFLDERRESLLYEKFILGYYKKHYPQIQVTASQIPWALDDGFGEMLPIMQSDIYLKYKDTILIIDAKYYSSNTQIRFDKRTLHSNNLYQIFTYVKNQAYRLSDSNDTVAGMLLYAKTDIDIQPNQVYQMHGNQISVKNLDLNLQFESIAEQLDDIITSHFVSPPKRY